Proteins encoded in a region of the Populus nigra chromosome 3, ddPopNigr1.1, whole genome shotgun sequence genome:
- the LOC133687985 gene encoding monolignol oxidoreductase AtBBE-like 13, which produces MVHSVSSLLSIIVVLLLSPYVISVSIPIQDSFLKCLERNSESPFPFSTLLYTPKNSTFTTILQSSAQNLRFTLPSSPKPEFIFTPLKESHIQAVVICSKELGIHLRIRSGGHDYEGLSYVSEIERPFSVVDLAKLRSIRIDIEDNSAWVQAGATNGELYYRISEKSETHGFPAGTCTSLGMGGHVSGGAYGAMLRKYGLAADNVIDARIIDVRGRLLDRKSMGEDLFWAIRGGAGGSFGILTAWRKVKLVPVPSTVTVFTVAKTLEQGANKILYKWQQIADKLDEDLFIRVYVQTANTSNERKRTITTSYNALFLGDADRLLQVTEHSFPELGLARQDCIETNWINSTVYLDGFPNNTLPEVFLERRNLLKTYFKGKSDYAREVIPETALEGLWEKLFEVESPLVILTPYGGMMSKIPESQTPFPHRKGTKFKILYWSRWQDAEENVANHIDLTRKVYKFLAPYVSKSPREAYVNYRDLDLGMNKNRSTSVEEASAFGTKFFKDNFYRLVHVKTEVDPDNFFRHEQSIPPLPLHMRGRN; this is translated from the coding sequence ATGGTGCATTCAGTTTCTTCCCTTCTTTCTATTATTGTTGTCCTACTCCTGTCTCCATATGTAATTTCAGTTTCAATCCCAATTCAGGATAGCTTCTTAAAATGTCTCGAGAGGAATTCTGAATCACCCTTTCCTTTTTCAACACTCTTGTATACCCCAAAAAACTCTACATTCACTACTAttttacaatcttctgctcaAAACCTCAGGTTCACGTTGCCTTCGTCACCGAAACCTGAGTTTATCTTCACTCCTCTGAAAGAATCTCACATCCAGGCTGTAGTTATTTGCTCTAAAGAGCTTGGGATTCACCTTAGAATCCGTAGTGGAGGCCATGACTACGAGGGACTCTCTTATGTTTCCGAAATTGAGAGGCCTTTCAGTGTTGTAGACCTAGCCAAGCTCCGTTCAATTAGAATTGACATCGAGGATAACAGCGCATGGGTTCAGGCTGGTGCCACAAATGGTGAGCTTTACTATAGAATATCGGAGAAAAGCGAAACTCATGGCTTCCCGGCTGGTACTTGCACAAGTTTAGGCATGGGTGGGCACGTTTCAGGAGGTGCATATGGTGCCATGTTGAGAAAATATGGCCTTGCAGCAGACAACGTCATCGATGCACGGATAATTGATGTTCGTGGAAGGCTTCTTGACCGAAAATCCATGGGGGAAGATCTTTTTTGGGCAATTAGAGGAGGTGCAGGGGGCAGCTTTGGAATCCTCACCGCGTGGAGGAAGGTAAAACTGGTTCCTGTACCATCCACCGTGACAGTATTTACAGTTGCTAAGACCTTAGAACAAGGTGCTAATAAGATCCTGTATAAGTGGCAACAAATTGCTGATAAACTAGACGAGGATCTTTTCATCAGAGTCTACGTTCAGACAGCTAACACTAGTAATGAACGTAAAAGAACTATTACCACATCTTATAATGCCTTGTTTCTTGGTGATGCCGACAGGCTTCTCCAGGTAACGGAACACAGCTTCCCTGAATTGGGTTTGGCACGACAGGATTGTATCGAAACAAACTGGATCAATTCTACTGTATATCTCGACGGCTTCCCGAATAACACTCTACCAGAAGTTTTTCTTGAAAGAAGGAACCTGCTCAAGACCTACTTCAAAGGCAAGTCGGACTACGCCAGAGAAGTCATACCCGAAACTGCACTTGAAGGGTTATGGGAAAAGTTGTTTGAAGTAGAGAGTCCTCTAGTAATATTGACACCTTATGGTGGAATGATGAGCAAAATACCAGAATCTCAGACTCCTTTCCCTCACCGGAAAGGTACCAAGTTCAAGATTCTGTACTGGTCAAGGTGGCAAGATGCCGAAGAAAATGTTGCAAACCATATAGATTTGACGAGGAAGGTTTACAAGTTCTTGGCGCCTTATGTCTCAAAGTCTCCAAGGGAAGCATATGTCAATTACAGGGATCTTGATCTGGGAATGAACAAGAACAGGAGCACAAGCGTTGAAGAGGCAAGTGCTTTTGGCACCAAGTTCTTCAAGGATAACTTCTACAGGTTGGTTCATGTGAAGACCGAAGTTGATCCTGACAATTTCTTCAGGCATGAACAAAGCATCCCACCTCTTCCACTTCACATGAGAGGAAGAAACTGA
- the LOC133689378 gene encoding uncharacterized protein LOC133689378, giving the protein MNLKALRCQILSGSIARRVLLRAFMLATAISIIPLLQILSGSDPGLLLDSVGYNECDFPLMFMGSNLLKNRFLKPIWGTIDCKDDMNVTTNVARELMGMQMIDSSAKALCVGEGSAPAVYALRDLGFVNAFGVHKHPFFSLKHKRMVYELEYAENSFDFVFSGDLDKVSVPAIVVLEIERVLKPGGIGAILVGLNSLNANSLIRSAMPVSSLLKNSNIVHVGYVNEYTLVVFKKRIYSVGYFQQYQLPADCPSIMNNRPHLENLEPLTEIKQGEHEKSIAYLPKFIDLPARKQLVYVEIGGGEHMNSSVSSWFLPSYPADHSTFNVFFVDHNTSVLLSCVKKPGVTFIYYPGLAGDEATLDPDLEEFDPSMGDEGFDFLAWFRETVQYADFVVLKMKAGEVELKFLSGLFKSGAICFIDELFLSCSDQDGEKGRVKGDCMDLFKSLRNTGVYVHQWWGE; this is encoded by the coding sequence ATGAATTTGAAGGCCTTGAGATGCCAGATCCTTAGTGGATCCATAGCCAGGCGTGTGCTTCTACGAGCATTTATGCTTGCCACGGCTATTTCCATCATTCCTTTGTTGCAGATCTTGTCTGGGTCTGATCCTGGGTTGTTGCTTGATTCTGTGGGGTACAACGAATGTGATTTCCCCCTTATGTTTATGGGCTCAAATTTGTTAAAGAATCGATTTTTGAAGCCAATCTGGGGCACAATTGACTGCAAGGACGATATGAATGTGACAACTAATGTTGCTAGAGAGCTAATGGGTATGCAAATGATAGATTCTAGTGCGAAAGCTCTCTGTGTTGGTGAAGGATCGGCCCCTGCAGTTTATGCATTGCGAGATTTAGGATTTGTCAATGCTTTTGGGGTTCACAAACACccctttttctctcttaaacATAAGAGGATGGTTTATGAGCTTGAATATGCAGAAAATTCCTTTGATTTTGTGTTCTCAGGAGACCTAGACAAGGTTTCAGTCCCAGCCATTGTTGTGCTCGAGATCGAGCGTGTTCTGAAGCCTGGTGGAATTGGGGCTATTCTTGTTGGCCTTAATAGTTTGAACGCCAATAGCCTGATTAGGTCTGCCATGCCTGTGTCTTCATTATTGAAGAATTCCAACATTGTACATGTTGGTTATGTCAATGAATATACGCTGgttgttttcaagaaaagaatTTATAGTGTTGGCTACTTTCAGCAATACCAGCTGCCAGCTGATTGCCCATCTATCATGAATAATAGACCTCATTTGGAGAATTTAGAACCTCTAACGGAGATCAAGCAAGGGGAACATGAGAAAAGCATAGCTTATTTGCCCAAGTTCATTGATTTGCCAGCTAGGAAGCAGTTAGTGTATGTTGAGATTGGGGGAGGCGAGCATATGAATTCTAGTGTTTCGAGTTGGTTCTTGCCATCTTATCCCGCAGATCACAGCACcttcaatgtattttttgtcGACCATAACACCTCGGTCCTGCTTTCTTGTGTGAAAAAGCCTGGTGTTACCTTCATTTATTATCCAGGCCTTGCTGGAGACGAGGCTACTCTTGATCCTGATTTGGAAGAGTTCGATCCATCCATGGGAGATGAAGGGTTTGATTTCCTTGCTTGGTTTAGAGAAACAGTGCAGTATGCTGACTTTGTGGTTTTAAAGATGAAAGCAGGGGAGGTCGAACTGAAATTTCTGTCTGGTTTGTTCAAAAGCGGAGCTATATGCTTTATTGATGAGCTGTTTCTCAGTTGCTCAGATCAGGACGGTGAAAAAGGCCGGGTGAAGGGAGACTGCATGGATCTCTTCAAGAGCCTTAGAAACACTGGTGTGTATGTCCATCAGTGGTGGGGAGAGTAA
- the LOC133689783 gene encoding probable E3 ubiquitin-protein ligase LOG2 has product MGNISSRNNVNSRRSLGSRRSHPPPPPPAPPQPEITANRYVFAAATPYPSQYPNPNPPRYYQHPGYYPAQPTAMSVPLPAPYDHHHRVDHPAAHWVSGRCPMMPQPAPYVEHQKAVTISNDVNLKKESLRIEPDEENPGSYLVTFTFDATVAGSITIIFFAKEGEDCILTPMKADLLPPVTVNFQQGLGQKFRQPSGTGIDFTLFEEKELVKEGEMDAYPLAVKAEASPANQKGTEGNQMSGATNSQITHAVFEKEKGEYQVRVMKQIIWVNGTRYELQEIYGIGNSVDGDVDANDPGKECVICLSEPRDTTVLPCRHMCMCSGCAKVLGFQTNRCPICRQPVDRLLLIKVNNGPDE; this is encoded by the exons ATGGGCAACATCAGCAGCAGAAACAACGTTAACAGCAGGCGGAGCCTCGGCAGCCGGCGGAGCCACCCTCCACCTCCACCGCCAGCACCCCCACAGCCTGAAATCACGGCCAACCGTTACGTTTTCGCCGCTGCAACACCTTACCCTTCGCAATATCCAAACCCTAACCCTCCACGATACTACCAGCACCCTGGCTACTATCCAGCCCAGCCAACAGCGATGTCTGTGCCTTTGCCAGCTCCGTATGATCATCACCACCGGGTGGACCATCCGGCGGCTCATTGGGTGAGTGGGAGGTGCCCAATGATGCCCCAACCGGCGCCTTATGTGGAGCACCAGAAGGCGGTTACTATAAGTAATGATGTTAATTTGAAGAAGGAGAGTTTGAGGATTGAACCGGACGAGGAGAATCCAGGGAGCTATCTTGTTACATTCACGTTTGATGCTACTGTTGCTGGAAG CAtcactattattttctttgcaaaagaaGGTGAGGATTGTATCCTGACACCAATGAAGGCTGACCTCCTTCCACCAGTAACAGTTAATTTCCAACAAGGTCTGGGCCAGAAGTTCAGACAGCCTTCTGGGACAGGGATTGATTTCACCTTGTTTGAGGAGAAAGAGTTGGTAAAAGAGGGTGAGATGGATGCCTATCCTCTAGCAGTAAAAGCAGAGGCATCCCCTGCTAATCAAAAGGGAACAGAAGGAAACCAAATGTCTGGAGCTACGAACTCTCAGATAACACATGCAGTGTTTGAGAAGGAGAAAGGTGAGTACCAAGTAAGGGTGATGAAGCAGATCATCTGGGTGAATGGGACGAGATATGAGCTTCAGGAGATATACGGGATTGGAAATTCTGTTGATGGTGATGTTGATGCAAATGACCCAGGTAAAGAATGTGTCATTTGCCTGTCAGAACCACGGGACACTACCGTTCTTCCTTGCCGACACATG TGTATGTGCAGTGGATGTGCAAAGGTTTTGGGGTTCCAAACGAACAGATGCCCCATCTGCAGGCAACCAGTTGACAGGCTTCTATTGATAAAGGTCAACAATGGGCCTGATGAATGA
- the LOC133690065 gene encoding T-complex protein 1 subunit beta-like: MAVEKIFKSEATEEKGERARLASLIGGMAVADLVKTTLGPKGMDKILQSTGRGHEVTVTNDGATILKSLHIDNPAAKILVDISKVQDDEVGDGTTSVVVLAGELLREAEKLLAAKIHPMTIIAGFRMAAECARNALLQKVLDNKDNEEKFMADLMKIARTTLSSKILSQDKEYFAKLAVDAVMRLQGSTNLEAIQIIKKPGGSLKDSFLDEGFILDKKIGVGQPKRIENAKILVANTAMDTDKVKIYGARVRVDSMSRVAEIEAAEKQKMKEKVDKIIAHGINCFINRQLIYNFPEELFANGGILAIEHADFDGIERLALVTGGEIASTFDNPESVKLGHCKLIEEIMIGEDKLIHFSGVEMGQACTIVLRGASRHVLDEAERSLHDALCVLSQTVNDSRVLLGGGWPEMVMAKEVDELARVTPGKKSHAIEAFSRALIAIPTIIAENAGLDSAELVAQLRAEHHKEGCTSGIDVISGSIGDMVELGISEAFKVKQAVLLSATEAAEMILRVDEIITCAPRRREDRM; this comes from the exons ATGGCG GTtgagaaaattttcaaaagtgaAGCTactgaagaaaaaggagagcgTGCCAGATTG GCATCGCTTATTGGTGGTATGGCTGTTGCTGACTTGGTCAAGACAACTCTTGGGCCAAAAGGAATG gATAAAATCTTACAGTCGACAGGCAGAGGTCATGAAGTCACAGTAACAAACGATGGGGCCACCATCCTCAAGTCCCTTCACATTGACAACCCAGCTGCAAAAATCCTTGTTG ATATCTCTAAAGTTCAAGATGATGAAGTTGGTGATGGAACAACTTCTGTTGTTGTTTTGGCGGGGGAACTCTTGAGGGAGGCAGAAAAGCTGTTGGCAGCAAAAATTCACCCGATGACAATAATAGCAG GTTTCCGAATGGCAGCAGAATGTGCTCGCAATGCTTTGTTGCAAAAGGTTTTGGATAACAAAGACAATGAAG AAAAATTCATGGCTGACTTGATGAAGATTGCAAGGACTACTTTGAGTTCCAAAATACTATCACAGGATAAGGAATACTTTGCAAAACTGGCTGTTGATGCAGTTATGAGATTACAG GGTAGCACAAACTTAGAGGCTATTCAAATTATCAAGAAGCCTGGAGGTTCACTAAAGGATTCCTTCTTAGATGAAGG ATTTATTCTTGACAAGAAAATCGGTGTTGGACAACCAAAGCGAATAGAGAATGCAAAGATTTTGGTGGCCAATACTGCAATGGATACAGACAAGGTAAAAATCTATGGGGCCCGTGTTCGTGTCGATTCAATGTCCAGGGTTGCTGAAATTGAAGCAGCTGAGAagcaaaaaatgaaagaaaaggtgGATAAGATAATAGCACATGGAATTAACTGCTTCATTAACAGACAACTGATTTACAATTTCCCTGAAGAACTCTTTGCAAATGGTGGAATTCTTGCAATTGAGCATGCTGATTTTGATGGAATTGAACGTCTTGCTTTAGTGACTGGTGGTGAAATTGCTTCAACATTTGATAATCCAGAGTCAGTTAAGCTTGGTCACTGCAAGCTTATTGAGGAAATTATGATTGGTGAGGACAAGTTGATTCACTTTTCAGGTGTTGAAATGGGTCAGGCATGTACTATAGTACTGAGAGGTGCAAG CCGTCATGTGCTTGATGAGGCGGAAAGGTCCCTGCATGATGCCTTGTGTGTGCTGTCTCAGACAGTCAACGACAGCAGGGTTCTACTTGGAGGTGGATGGCCTGAGATGGTGATGGCAAAGGAAGTCGATGAATTAGCCCGAGTGACTCCTGGGAAGAAGTCCCATGCTATTGAAGCATTCTCAAGGGCTCTCATTGCAATTCCTACTATCATTGCAGAAAATGCTGGTTTGGACAGTGCAGAGTTGGTTGCACAGCTTCGGGCAGAGCACCACAAGGAGGGGTGCACATCAGGAATTGATGTGATATCTGGATCT ATAGGAGATATGGTAGAGCTAGGCATTTCTGAAGCATTCAAAGTTAAGCAGGCTGTACTGCTCTCTGCAACTGAAGCTGCTGAGATGATCCTTAGAGTGGATGAAATCATCACTTGTGCTCCACGCAGGAGAGAAGATAGAATGTGA
- the LOC133689017 gene encoding putative serine/threonine-protein kinase, producing the protein MKFFFCGSSCFSSGPKATIINNRSSLPGEQSHGNLRLFSSNELEIATQNFSSSNKIGEGGFGCVYKGWLEDGSVVAVKVLSVEVESMRGEREFISEIAALSDIKHENLVTLRGCCVDGAKRYLVYDYMENNSLVHTLLGQEHNRVKFSWEARRGISLGVARGIAYLHDVVQPRILHRDIKASNILLDQSFTPKVSDFGLSRALRDNTSHVSTHVAGTLGYLAPEYAVSGRMTRKSDVYSFGVLLLEIISGRPVVDFDLEHGEHYLVQKAWEAYKGNSLLQIVDPALHMDFPEEEALRFLMVGLLCVQETVKLRPSMSTTVKMLTNENDIKDVQISQPGLLSDLMDIRLRQKHSSQRTQTTFSRGSTTTSTHSTSYF; encoded by the exons ATGAAGTTCTTTTTTTGTGGCTCAAGTTGTTTTTCCTCTGGACCAAAAGCCACCATCATCAATAATAGAAGCAGCTTGCCAG GTGAACAAAGTCATGGCAATTTGCGCTTATTCTCTTCTAATGAACTCGAAATTGCCACCCAAAACTTCTCTTCCTCTAACAAGATTGGAGAAGGTGGCTTCGGTTGTGTGTACAAG GGTTGGTTGGAGGATGGTTCTGTAGTGGCTGTGAAGGTTCTTTCAGTTGAAGTTGAATCTATGCGTGGAGAGAGAGAATTCATATCTGAGATAGCTGCACTGTCTGATATCAAACATGAAAATCTGGTTACACTTCGAGGATGTTGTGTTGATGGGGCCAAAAGATATCTGGTCTATGATTACATGGAGAACAACAGCCTCGTACATACTTTGCTCG GACAAGAGCACAACAGGGTCAAATTCAGTTGGGAAGCAAGGCGTGGTATTTCATTAGGAGTTGCTCGTGGGATTGCCTATCTTCATGATGTGGTCCAACCCCGTATTTTGCATCGAGATATCAAAGCTAGCAACATACTTCTTGATCAAAGCTTTACACCAAAAGTGTCAGATTTTGGTCTTTCAAGAGCACTCAGAGACAATACATCTCATGTCAGTACTCATGTTGCCGGGACATT AGGATACCTTGCTCCAGAATACGCTGTTAGCGGACGTATGACACGGAAATCGGATGTTTACAGTTTCGGAGTATTACTTCTGGAAATTATCAGTGGGCGACCGGTAGTGGATTTTGACTTGGAACATGGTGAACACTACCTGGTTCAAAAG GCATGGGAAGCCTACAAGGGCAACAGTCTTCTGCAGATAGTAGACCCCGCTCTTCATATGGACTTCCCAGAAGAAGAAGCACTTCGATTCTTAATGGTTGGCCTGCTTTGCGTGCAAGAAACTGTCAAGCTCCGCCCAAGTATGTCTACCACAGTTAAAATGCTGACGAACGAAAATGACATCAAAGACGTTCAAATTTCACAACCAGGGCTTCTTTCTGATCTGATGGATATCAGATTGCGACAGAAGCATTCATCCCAGAGGACACAGACCACATTTTCCAGGGGCTCAACCACAACAAGCACGCATAGTACCAGCTATTTTTGA